In Planctomonas sp. JC2975, the genomic stretch GCCCGGCGCCGTCGTGCCGATCACGAGCGCCACCACGATCGCGCCCGCCGCGATGGCGATCGAGGTGCCGAGCTCCGCTCCGGAACGGCGGGTGCGGCGCACATCGGCGCGCAACAGCAGCAGGTAGGCGATGAGGCAGAGCACAAGGGCGAACGGCGAGATTCCGCCGTCGAGCAGGGCGGCCGGGGCCAGCAGCGCCGCGATCACCACCACGCCGACGAGCGCCGGCCTGCGCAGCACGATGGCGACGAGATCAGACGTCCATGCGATCACGCCGCCCGACACGACCATCAGGAACAGGAACTCCGGGAGCGGATCCGCCGGAACACCCTGGTTGTAGAACGAGAGCTGCGCCTTGGCACTCAGGCGCACGAACTCCGCAACGGTCGCAGGTGTCGGCAGGAAGCCGAACAAGGCCGTCTGCGGGGCGAAGAGCCCGGTGACGAGCAGCACGAGGGCGGCCATGGAGAGGATCGGGGCGAGAGAGCGCGGAAGGCGCGTTGCGCGGCATCCGGCGGACACGCCCAGCACGACAACGGACGCCAGCAGAAGTTCCAGCCACCAGGCTGCGCCGGTGATCAGACCACCGAGCGCGACGGTCAGCGCCGCCATCACGGCCAGGAGGGACAGGCTCAGGCGGAGGTCGTCCACCCTGGCCCTTGCCTGCGTACGGCCGGATGCCGGGCGCTGGTCCCACGACGACCCGCCGCGCGGGCTTTCCCCGCCACCGATTGCACCCGCCGTCCCGTTCGCGCGCGTCGGCCGCGCTGTCGTGTCAACCACGGCGCGCCACCCGTGAGCGAATCCCTGCGTGCTGCCACGCCACGGCCGGTGAATCGCCCGGCTGCACGGCCACGCAGTCCCAGCCACGCCGCTCGTAGTAGTCCCACAGCTGCTGGCGCTCCCCCACGAAGAAGACCACGGCCGGATCGCAGAGCATGCGCAGCCCGGCGACCGCGGCGAGTTCGTCGTGATCCCCGTCGACGACGATCACGAACACCGGCACCGCCTGCGGATTGCGCCGCAGCGCAGCACCGAGCACACCGGCGGCATCCGTCGACTCGCCTGGATGCTGGCTGATGCCGGCGAGTCCGTTGAGCAGCGAATACGTGCCGCTCGGCGGGTCGTATGACGACACCGGCAGACCGGAGAGGCCTGCGCGGCCGGCACCGGAGCGTCCCTGCAGCTGGATCGGCGACGTCTCGGCCACGCCGAGCACGAAGCCCTGATCGATGAGGTGCGCACCGACGGATGCCGCGAGATCGACCGCCGTCTCGAATCGTGCGGAGTCGTCGCCGTGCGGATGATGGTGACCGTTCCGGCGTCCGGCATCGGTGTCGAGCAGCATCCACGTCTCGGGGTTGCTGCGCGGTTCCTCCTGCCGGACCATGAGCTTGTCGTGACGCGCTGTCGCCCTCCAGTGCACCCGCCGCATCGGATCGCCCGGCCGGTACTCACGCGCGATCAACTCGTCGGCATTCGGGATGCTGTGCTTCACGAGCTCGTGCTCGTATCCCTCGCTCCGCGACAGGTCGAACTCGCCGTCACCGAGATCAGCGATGCGCGGGACGACGATCAGGGGCTTCGCGGCGCCCACCGCGTACCTGCACCGCACCAGCCCGAACGGATCAGTGCGCTCGAGCAGCAAGGGACCCGCCGCATACACGCCTCGCCCGTGCGTGCCCATCGAGTACGTCACAGCCACGGTGTCGGACCGGTCCCTGCTGGCCAGCGCGTGCTCGCCGAGCGGAGGAAGCGGAGCGAAGCCGGATGCGGTCAGCCCTGGAGGGAGGGCATCCCGCCAGCGCAGCGTCGGAGTGCGACGGTTCGACTCGTTGCGCACCGTCACCCGCGCCCTGGCCTTCTCGCCGGCGGTCACGACATCGGATTCGAAGATCCTGTTGACGCTGACCCACGGCCGGTCGATGGTGACGGCGATCGCGGCGGCCAACGGCAGGAGCAGGAGGACGATGCCCAGCACGAGCAGGTCGACGCGGCCGAAGACCGCTGCTCCGACCATCGCCAGGACGCCCGCGATCGCCAGCCCGGCTCCACGCCAGGTCGGCCTCGGCCGCTGCGCTGCGGACCGGGAACGTGCGGCTCCCATGATGCTTCAGGCTACTTCGGCTGCCCCGTCGGCACCGGAGTGGCGGCGACGATGCGGGTGACGACCTCGGCGAGCACGGCGGCTCTCTCGTGATGCTGCCCCATGGCCCTGCTGGTGGGCAGCAGCCGGTGCGCCAGCACGGGCACCGCGAGCGCATCGACGTCGTCGGGAAGCACGAAGTCGCGGCCATCGAGCGCGGCTCTCGCCTTGGCCGCTCGCACCAGCTGGAGCGTCGCACGCGGGCTGGCGCCAAGGCGCAGATCCGCGTCGTCGCGGGTGCCGTGCGCGATGGCGACGGCGTACTGCTTGAGGGCGTCGGATGCGAACACCCGTCTGGCGAGCGCCATCATCTCCCGCAGACGGTCGCTGGTGACGACGGCGCCGATGCGCGACAGCGGACTGGAGGTGTCGCGCCCCGTGAGCATCTCGATCTCGGCCTGCTCGTCGGGATAGCCCATAGCGATCCTCGCCATGAACCTGTCCCGCTGCGCCTCCGGCAGCTCGTACGTCCCTTCCATCTCGACCGGGTTCTGCGTCGCTATCACGATGAACGGGTCAGGGAGCGGGTAAGTGGAACCGTCGACGGTGACGTGGCGCTCCTCCATGCACTCCAGCAGGGCGGACTGGGTCTTCGGGGAGGCGCGGTTGATCTCGTCGCCGATGACGATGTTCGCGAACACCGCGCCCGGCTTGAACTCGAAACGGCGCTCAGGCTGGTTGTAGACGGACACCCCCGTCACATCGGAGGGCAGCAGGTCCGGCGTGAACTGGATGCGGCTCACGCTGCAGTCCACCGACTTGGCGAGTGCCTTGGCGAGCATCGTCTTGCCGACGCCAGGCACGTCTTCGATGAGCAGATGGCCCTCGGCCAGCAGCACGGTGAGCGCGACGCGCACCGCTTCGTGCTTCCCGTCGATCACCGCCTCGACGTTCGAGGCGATCTCGTCGGCCGCGGCACGCAGTTGGTCGGGAGTGATGGTCGGTTCGGTGTCGGAGAGCTCGGCCACGGCATCCGTGGGGTGCTTGGTCGGAAGACTGTTCATAGCTCCTGCAGATAGTCGTATACCGAACGGGGTACGTACGGGCTCACGTCGCCGCCCAGCGCGGCGACCTGACGCACCAGCGAAGACGACACGTGCGCATTCGCCGGATTGGGCAGCATGAAGACCGTCTCGACACCGGCCAGATCGCGATTCACGATCGCCATGGGCGTCTCGTACGACACATCGACCTGCGAGCGGACGCCCTTGATGAGCGCGTTCGCCCCGACATCCGTGCAGTAGTCCACGAGCAGCCCGACGCTCCAGGCTGCAACGAGGATGTTGCCGGGCATCCGCTCGTCCGCGATGGAACGCTCGATGAGCGCGACACGCTGCGAGATCGGGAGCATCGCCGACTTGTCCGGGTTGTGCACGACCAGCACGTGGATCTCGTCGAACAGGCGCGCCGCGCGCGCGATCACGTCGAGGTGACCCAGCGTGACGGGGTCGAACGAACCAGGGACAACGGCGATCCTGCTCATAGGTCTTCAGAATAGCGGTGAGGCGTTATCAGATTGTTGCCCTCGTCGGCACACTCGCAGGGGATGTTCGGGGAGTGCTCGAATGCGCATCCCGCGTCGCCGACCGCCGTCAAGCGCGGGCCAGGAAGTCCCTCGAGCGGTCGGTGAGCCGGTCGGCGATGGCGGATGCCAGTGCCGGGTGCTCGTGCAGCACCGGGTCGTGTTCGAGCACTGCGGCGGCATCCGCTCGTGCCTGCTCGATCACGGCGCCGTCGCGGGCGACGCGCAGCAACCGCAGCGAGGATCGGCCGCCCGACTGGTTGCTGCCGAGCACATCGCCCTCGCGACGCAGTTCCAGGTCGGCCTCTGCCAGTTCGAATCCGTCAAGGGTCGCTGCAACCGCGTCGACCCGCTCTCTGGCGAGACTCCCGGCCTCGGCTGTCGTGACGAACAGGCACAGGCCGGGCACGCCGCCACGGCCGACTCGTCCGCGCAGCTGGTGCAACTGCGATACTCCGAAACGGTCCGCGTCGAGCACGATCATCGCCGATGCGTTCGGCACGTCGACACCGACCTCGATGACCGTCGTGGCCACGATGAGGTCGAGCGCACCGGCGGCGAAGGCGCGCATGACGGCATCCTTCTCGTCGGCGGGCAGTCGTCCGTGCAGTGCCGCCACCCTCTTACCGGCGAGCAACGGATTGGCCTGCACCGCGGCGAGAGTCTGCTCGACGGAGGCTACAGGGGTCGCCGATGGCGCGTCATCCGCGTCGTCGATCAACTCGCCGGCGTCGTCCTCCGCCTCCTTCGCACTGATCGCGGGGCAAACGACGAAGACCTGATGTCCGGCCGCGATCTCCTCCGACGCCCGCTCCCAGATGCGGTTCTCCCAGCGCGGATGCTCTGCCAGCGGCACCACGAAGCTCTCGATCTTCTGCCTGCCTGCCGGCAGCTGGGCGATCGTCGAAACGTCGAGGTCGCCGAACACCGTCATCGCGACGGTCCGCGGGATGGGCGTCGCCGTGAGCACGAGCTGGTGCGGAGGTGTCGCGGCCTTGCCCCGGAGCACGTCACGCTGCTCGACGCCGAACCTGTGCTGCTCGTCCACCACCACGAGTCCCAGATCGAAGAACGACACGGCGTCACCGAGCAGCGCATGCGTGCCGACCACGATCTGCGCCTGACCGCTGACGGCCCGCAGCATCGCCTTCTTGCGCTCGGACGCGGTCAGTCGGCCGGTGAGCAACGTCGGCATGAGCTCGGCGGCGAGATCCGGTCCGAGGGACGCCACGATCGAACGCAGGTGCTGCGAGGCGAGCACCTCGGTGGGCGCCAGGAAAGCCGATTGACCCCCGTTGTCCGCGACCTGCAGCATCGCCCGGAGCGCCACCACGGTCTTGCCGCTGCCGACCTCGCCCTGCACGAGACGGTTCATCGGGACCGGCTGGGCCAGGTCGTGCTCGATCTGCTCCCCCACCGCCTCCTGGTCGGCGGTGAGCTCGAAGGGCAGGTGCGCGTCGAGGCGGGCAGCGTAGCCATCGGGAACGGGCATCCGCGCCGTGGCGGCCGTCGCACGGAGGCGCTCCCGTTCCTGGAGGAGCGCGGCCTGCAGCACGAACGCCTCCTGATACCGCAGTGTGTCCCGGGCACGACGCCAGTCGGCGTCGTTGGTCGGCATGTGGATGCCACGCAGCGCCGCCCCGAACTCCTCGAGTCCGTGCTCACTCGCGACGTCCCGGGGAACGGGGTCGGCCACCTGCGCGAGGTGCGGGAGCACTTCGCGCACCACACGCGCGATCTTCCAGCTCGGCAGCGTTCCGCTGGCCGGATAGATCGGGATCGGCTGGCTCTGCCATGCCTCGAAGTCCGGTGTCGAAGGGGCCGGGATGGAGGAGCCGTTGCCGGCGGTGTCGTCGAAGAGCTCGTAGTCGGGATGCGTCAGCTGCAGCGATCCCTTGTAGCGGTTCACCTTGCCGGCGAAGATGCCTCGCCTGCCCGGCACCAGTTCGTTCGCCCGCCAGGCCTGGTTGAAGAAGGTGAGGGTGATGAGTCCGGTGCCGTCCGAGATGGCCACCTCGAGGATGGATCCCCTGCGCTGCCTCATCGGCCGCGTGCCGCACTTCTTCACCTCGGCGACGATCGTCACGTCTTCGCCGGCCGGCAGCTCGGCGAGTGCCGTCAGCTCTCCGCGGTGCGCGTAGCGGCGCGGATAGTGGGTGAGCAGGTCTCCGACCGTTCGGTGTCCGAAGGCGCGCGCGAACGCCGCAGCCTGGCGTTCGCCGATCGCGGTGGTCAGGGGCGTGCCGAGCGCGACGGGCGCGGTCTGCGTCGCCGATCCCTCGTCCGTCATGGATCCAGGCTAGGGGCCACAGCCGACGATCGGGGCGTCACGGCCTGCGGATAGCCTCGTAGGCATGACGCGCATCGTCTCCGGGTTCGCCGGATCCCTCGGTCTGAGCGTTCCCAAGTCGGGAACCCGCCCGACGAGCGACCGCGTGCGCGAGGCGATGTTCTCGGCACTGGAGTCGATGGATGCCGTGCGCGGCATGCGCGTGCTCGACCTCTATGCCGGTTCCGGTGCGCTCGCGCTGGAGGCCGTCAGCCGAGGGGCGGCATCCGCCGTGCTCGTCGAGCAGAGCGCGCAGGCCGCTGCGGTGTGCCGAGCCAACGCGGCGGCCGTGCTGAAGTCCGCTGCGAAGGCGGGCAGCGGCATGCGGCCACGCATCGACGTGCGGCAATCGTCGGTGCGATCGTTCCTGGCCCATGCGGGCGGTACGGCGGTCGACCTCGCGTTCCTCGATCCGCCCTATGACGTGCGCGAGTCCGAGCTCGCCGATGTGCTCGCATCGTTGACCCCGCTTCTCGATGCGGATGCCGTCGTGCTCGTCGAGCGAAGCGGCCGCTCCCCCGAGCCGACCTGGCCGAACGGTCTCGAGCCGCTGCGCAAGCGCTCGTACGGCGAGACGGCGGTGTGGTTCGCTCAGCCGGCGACACCGTCCCATCCGGAGTAGGGATCCCAGCCACCGGCTCCCCGATACGGGCGCCCGTCAACGCTCACCCGCACGAGCCCGGCTGATCCGTCCTCGCCGGACCCGCCCGCCCCGGTGTCGGTCGCGTCGGAAGACAACACCCGCCCGATCACGCGGAACGGGTCGGGCAGCACGGAATCCGGTGGGAAGCAGGCCAAGAGTGCGTGATCCTCGCCGCCCGACAGTGCGAGCGCGGGGTCGTCGCCGAGTGCGGAAGCGTGGAGGTCGATCCGTACGCCGGACGCTGTCGCGATCCGAGCCGCATCCAGGGCCAGTCCGTCGCTCACGTCGAGCATGGCCGTCGCACCCGCGAGCGCCGCCGCCGGACCGGCCTGGATCGGTGGTACGGGACGACGCTGCAGCGCCACGTCGGGGACGCGAGAGGCGACGGATGTCGCGCGTGCGGCATCGGGAACTCCGTCGTCGTCGACCCCATCGGCGAAGAGCGCACGGAGTCCGGCCGCTGCGCGTCCCATCGTGCCGGCGTGCGCGACGACATCGCCCGGTCTGGCGCCGGACCGGAGCACCGGTGCCCGACCCTCCAAGTCGCCGAATGCCGTGACGGCCAATGTGAAGACCTCCGAAACGGACAGGTCGCCGCCGACGACTCCGCTCCCCGGCGCGAGCACCCCGCAGGCGATGCGGAGGCCGTCCGCGATCTGCTCGAGCACAGCGACCGGCGTCTCGTTCGGCGCAGCGATCGCGACCACGAGTGCTGTCGGACGGGCGCCCATAGCCGCGACGTCGGAGAGGTTGGTGGCGGCGGCCTTCCAGCCGATGTCCTCCGGCGTCGACCACGCCCAGCGGAAGTCGGGACCGGCGATCATCATGTCCGTCGTCACGACATACCTGCCGTCGGGGGCGGCGAGGACCGCAGCATCGTCGCCAGGGCCGATGATCGTCGCCGAGGAGTCCGGCAGTCGCGGGAAGATGCGGCGCAGCGCAGCGAGCTCCCCCACCTCGGCGAGGGTGCCGGCGACGTCGTCGTCGAGTGGTCCTTCGCCGTGGATGCCACGCCCGGAATGCGCCATGCCTGTCACGTTATCGCGACGCACGACGCTCCTCCGATCGATCGGCTGCGCCTCACGCGCGGGAGCATCCGTCCAGGGCTCTCCCCATTGCCGCGGATATTCTGAACTCGATGCCCTCCCACCGCCCCCGCCGGCTCGTCGCCGCCCTCGTCGCCTGTTCCGCAGCCCTTCTGCTCGCCGCGTGTGCGCCCACCGTCGCGCTGAATCCGGCGGCGGACGCCAACGACCCGCGCTGTGCTGACGTGATCGTGCATCTGCCGGACACCGTCGCAGACAAGACCAAGCGCGAGACGAACGCTCAGGCGACAGGCGCATGGGGTGATCCTGCCGTCGTCCTCCTGCGTTGCGGCGTCGCTCCGATCGGCCCGACTGCGAAGCCGTGCATCACCGTGAACGGCATCGACTGGGTTCTGGAGAACGATCCGGCGTCGCCGTCGCTGCGCTACATCACGTTCGGCCGGATCCCGGCGACCGAGGTGGTCATCGCGCACGGCAAGAACGGCGTCACGGATGCTGCCGTGCTCCCCGCCCTTGCAGATGCCATCGGCGCGATCCCGCAGCAGAAGCAGCAGAAGTGCCTCGACACCTCCGATGTGACGTCTCCGACAGGCACTCCGACCGCGGCACCGCCTGCGACCTCCACCCCGACGCCGACGCCGACACCGACGAACTGATCCGCTCGCGCACGCGGAGGAACACGTGCGCGAGGCACTCCCGAGTTGCTGCCAGGATGAGGGCGGCACGAGTAGGGAGCGGACATGGCGACGGAACGGGACGCACTACGGATCTTCGGGACCATCCCGCGCGCGAAGCTGATCCTGACCGCCCTGTACAGCGTGCAGATCCTCGCGGCCGCCTTGCCGCTGGCGACAGTCGTCGTCTTGAAGTCGGTGATCGACTCGCTGTCGGCCAAGGGTGCCGGCATCGGCGATGTGCTGGGCGAGTTGACGTGGCTTCTCGTGCTGAGCCTGCTGAGCGTTGCGGCAGAGTTCGGCGCTCGACTGCTCGGCAATCTCGCGGCCACCGAGCTGACCGGCCGGCTTCAACTGCAGATGTACGACCGTCTGGTGACGATGCCGCTCGCGTTCTTCACGACGACCAAGACCGGCGCACTGGTGAGCCGACTCACCAATGACGCCAGCGCGACTCAGGATCTGCTCGTGTCCGTCATCCCGACCACGATCTCCAGTTCGGTGACCATCGTCGGCACCGTCGTCATCCTCTCGACGATCGATCTGCGACTGATCGCGCTCGGCGTCGTGATCCCGATCTGTCTCATCTTCATCAGGCGCGCTGAAGCGCGGATCAATGCGATGGCCACGGCATCCTTCGACGCACTCAAGGACCTCTCCTCCGACATAGACAGCACGCTGAGCTTCGAGGGCGTCGCTCTGGCGAGGGAGAACGGCCAGGTATCCCGTGAACGAGGACGCTTCGTTGCCGGCGCCCGCACGATCATCCGCACGACGCGGATCCTGAACGGCTGGGCGGCGAGCACGAACGCGTACTACGGAACGGCCTTCGCCCTGATGACGACGGGCGCCATCGCGGTCTGCGCGTTCCTCAAGGCCACGGGAACCTTCGAGATCGGGACCCTGGTGCTCGTCATACTGTACGTGCAGCAGTTGCAGCGACCCGTGCAGTCGCTGATCGGCACGAGGTACCCGCGCTACCGCGCTCGGGCGGCGCTCGATCGCTGCCTCGACGTGATCCGGTCGTCGATCCAGCCGGCGAAGCCGACGAGCGAATCCGATCTGCTCGTGCCCTCCCCCGTCGAGTCCCTTCTTCCCGGCCCGGTGCTCGAATTCGAGGGCGTGTCGTTCCGGTACCCGACGGTGTCCAGTTACGCGATCCCCGGGCTCTCGCACGCGGGCAACGCCATCAGCATCCCCGGGCTTCCGCTCACCTGGCTGGAGAACGCCGGCCCGAGCCCGACGGACGACCAAGCTCGCCCGCTCGCCCTTTCGGACGTCTCGTTCTCGATCGCTCCCGGCGAGTTCGTGGCGGTGGTCGGGCGATCCGGCGCGGGCAAGAGCACACTCGCGTCGCTCGCCGTCGCACTCGACCTCCCGTCGGGAGGCGATGTCCGGATCGGCGGGCGGTCTACGGCAGCGCTTCCCGATTCGACAGTGGCCGCCCGGGTCGCTCACATCAGTCAGTCGACGTACGTGCTGCACGAGAGCATCCGCGCGAATCTGCTCTACGCGAGCCCCGCAGCGGATGAAGCCGAGATGCTGCGAGCACTGGAATTGGCTCAGTTGGCGGAGCTCATGGCTAATCTGCCGGACGGGATCGACACGGTGGTCGGCGAGAAGGGACACCGTCTCTCAGGTGGCGAGGCGCAACGGCTGGCCATCGCCCGGGCGATCCTCAAGAAACCGACTCTCGTCGTGCTCGACGAACCGACTGCGCATCTGGATGCCATCACAGAGAGCGTCATCAAGACGGTCCTGCTCACCGAGTTCAGTCAGCTGGCGGTTCTGATGATCGCCCACCGGCTGTCGACGATCATGGATGCGGACCGCATCATCGTCATGGAATCCGGCCGCATCATCGAGCAGGGGACGCACCGCACGCTGAGCGGACGACCCGACGGCCGCTATGCACGACTCATCGAGGCGCAGCGCGAGGCGGCAGGGTAGAAGCGGCCTTCCCGACGCTTGCGCCGGCGACGACGAACGGCCCGGGCACGTCCATCATGGACATGCCCGGGCCGTTCGTGACGTCGCTTAGGGAATCAGGTCCGTCAGAGGGCGCGAATGTTCGTCGCCTGCGGGCCCTTCTGGCCCGCCTCAGTGTCGAACTCGACCTTCTGGCCCTCTTCGAGGTTGCGGTATCCGCCCCCGGTGATGGCCGAGAAGTGAGCGAACACGTCGGCGCCGCCGTCGTCAGGCGTGATGAACCCGTAACCCTTGTCGGAATTGAACCATTTGACCGTGCCAGTGGCCACGATTGTCTCTCTTTCGTATCGGCGCTTCATTGCGGAGAACGCACCCTGCGTCTTCCGTATTCAGCCGACTGTAGTTTTTTCCACCAACACGTAGGTTCGGGTGATGGAGCTTCGAGCCTAGCGCGTGCGTGGCCCTGCATCCTCCGCACGACGATGGGCGACGAGCGGGATCGCACTGCTCTAGGGTACCCGGACGCAGCTACCGGGACCACCATTCGTTCGCAGAACGTCTCGGCGCGTCCGGTGGGAGCATGAACGGCCGCCCGTTCGGGATGCGGCCGGCGGCGCGACTTGTGGCAGGACAGCCCGATCAGCGACGCTGGAGCGCGAGGTCGATCAACTCGTCGATGAGTTCCGGATAGCTGAATCCGGACTCCTGCCACACCTTCGGGAACATCGAGATGGGGGTGAAGCCCGGCATGGTGTTGACCTCGTTGATCACCCAGCCGTCGTCCGTCAGGAAGAAGTCCACCCTTGACAGTCCGCCGGCGTCGATCGCCTGGAACGCACGCACCGCCAACGCCTGCATCTCGGCGAGCTGATCGTCTGTGAGGTCGGCAGGGCAGACCAGGTCGACGCCGGGCGCGCCGAGGTACTTCGCCTCGAAGTCGTAGAACCCGCGCGTCGACACGACGATCTCACCGGCCACGGATGCCCTCGGCGCCTCCCCAGGACGTGCCCCGAGGACTCCGATCTCCACCTCGCGACCCACGACCGCCGACTCCACGAGAGCCTTGCCATCCTCGGCGAACGCCACCTCGAGCGCGTCGCCCAAGCCTTCAGCAGAGGTGATCTTCGTCACGCCAACGCTGGATCCGGCTCGCGCCGGCTTCACGAAGAGGGGCGAGCCGAGCGTGCGCACGCGGTCTGCCACCGCATCCTGCCCGCGCTCCCATTCCTCGCGGGTCACCGTGACCCACGGCGCCACCTGGATGCCCGCGGCCTGCAGCACAGTCTTCGTGTAGTGCTTGTCCATGCCGAGGGCACTGCCCAGAACACCGGATCCGACGTAGGGGATCCCGGCCAGCTCGAGCAGCCCCTGGATGGTGCCGTCCTCGCCCCACAGCCCGTGCAGGATGGGGAACACGACGTCCACCTCGCCGAGCGACGTGACGACGCCGTCGCGCTCGACGGTCAGCTCCCGCGAGCGCACCGAGTCGGGCCAGCGCACACGACTGCCGTCGTCGCGCACCTCGGGGAGGGCATCCGGGTCCAGTGCGAACGCAGCTGGGTCGTCGCGTTCGAGCACGAACGACCCGTCACGCGTGATGCCGACGGGGATGACGTCGTACCGGTCGCGGTCAAGCGCCCCGAGTACCCCGCGCGCCGTGGCGCAGCTGATCGAATGCTCGCTCGAACGCCCGCCGAAAAGTAGCACGAGGACGCGCTTGTGAGTCATCCGTAGTCCTTTCACCCCGAGGGGTGTCGTCCGTGGTGAGGTGGGGGGCCAGATCCGCAGGTGCAAGCGTACCGGCTAGGACCTGCCCCACCTGCTCGACGATGGGCATCTGCACGCCCTTCGCCTTCGCGAGGGCGAGGATGGGGGCGACGGATGCCAGTCCCTCCGCGGTCTGATTCATCTGCTTGACCACTTCGGCGAAGGCGTAGCCCTGGCCGAGGAGCCTGCCGGCGGTGTTGTTGCGCGACAACGGAGACTGGCAGGTCGCGATCAGATCGCCTAGTCCTGCCAGCCCGGCGAGGGTCTCGCGCTCGGCACCGTGCGCCACCGCGAAGTCGGTCATCTCGACCAGCCCGCGCGTGATGATCGACGCCTTGGTGTTCTCGCCGTATCCGACGCCATCGACGATGCCGATGGCGACGGCGATGAGATTCTTCAGGACGCCGCCGAATTCGGTGCCGATGACATCCGTGTTCACGAACGACCGGAAGTAGGGGTTGCGGGCAGCGAGTGCCACCTCGTGGGCCGTCTCGATACTGCTCGAGGAGACCACGGCGGCTGTCGGCTGCTTCTTGGCGATCTCCAGGGCGAGGTTGGGGCCGGATGCCACGGCGATGCGATCCGGATCGATGCCGAGCACTTCAGCGATCACCTCGCTCATGCGCAACCCGGTGCCCTTCTCAACCCCTTTCATGAGGCTGACCACGGGGATGTCCGGCGGCAGCGCCGGCTCGACGGCGATCAGGTTCTCACGCAGCGTCTGGCTCGGAACGGACACGAACACCTGGTCGGCACCGCGCAGCGCCGCCGCGAGATCGGATGATGCGGTGAGGTTGCGCGGCAGGTTGATGCCCGGCAGGTACTGGCTGTTGCGTCGCGCCTCGCGGATCTCCCGTGCCGCCTCTGGCCTGCGGGCCCACAGGGTCA encodes the following:
- a CDS encoding DUF58 domain-containing protein, whose amino-acid sequence is MGAARSRSAAQRPRPTWRGAGLAIAGVLAMVGAAVFGRVDLLVLGIVLLLLPLAAAIAVTIDRPWVSVNRIFESDVVTAGEKARARVTVRNESNRRTPTLRWRDALPPGLTASGFAPLPPLGEHALASRDRSDTVAVTYSMGTHGRGVYAAGPLLLERTDPFGLVRCRYAVGAAKPLIVVPRIADLGDGEFDLSRSEGYEHELVKHSIPNADELIAREYRPGDPMRRVHWRATARHDKLMVRQEEPRSNPETWMLLDTDAGRRNGHHHPHGDDSARFETAVDLAASVGAHLIDQGFVLGVAETSPIQLQGRSGAGRAGLSGLPVSSYDPPSGTYSLLNGLAGISQHPGESTDAAGVLGAALRRNPQAVPVFVIVVDGDHDELAAVAGLRMLCDPAVVFFVGERQQLWDYYERRGWDCVAVQPGDSPAVAWQHAGIRSRVARRG
- a CDS encoding MoxR family ATPase translates to MNSLPTKHPTDAVAELSDTEPTITPDQLRAAADEIASNVEAVIDGKHEAVRVALTVLLAEGHLLIEDVPGVGKTMLAKALAKSVDCSVSRIQFTPDLLPSDVTGVSVYNQPERRFEFKPGAVFANIVIGDEINRASPKTQSALLECMEERHVTVDGSTYPLPDPFIVIATQNPVEMEGTYELPEAQRDRFMARIAMGYPDEQAEIEMLTGRDTSSPLSRIGAVVTSDRLREMMALARRVFASDALKQYAVAIAHGTRDDADLRLGASPRATLQLVRAAKARAALDGRDFVLPDDVDALAVPVLAHRLLPTSRAMGQHHERAAVLAEVVTRIVAATPVPTGQPK
- the coaD gene encoding pantetheine-phosphate adenylyltransferase translates to MSRIAVVPGSFDPVTLGHLDVIARAARLFDEIHVLVVHNPDKSAMLPISQRVALIERSIADERMPGNILVAAWSVGLLVDYCTDVGANALIKGVRSQVDVSYETPMAIVNRDLAGVETVFMLPNPANAHVSSSLVRQVAALGGDVSPYVPRSVYDYLQEL
- a CDS encoding ATP-dependent DNA helicase RecG → MTDEGSATQTAPVALGTPLTTAIGERQAAAFARAFGHRTVGDLLTHYPRRYAHRGELTALAELPAGEDVTIVAEVKKCGTRPMRQRRGSILEVAISDGTGLITLTFFNQAWRANELVPGRRGIFAGKVNRYKGSLQLTHPDYELFDDTAGNGSSIPAPSTPDFEAWQSQPIPIYPASGTLPSWKIARVVREVLPHLAQVADPVPRDVASEHGLEEFGAALRGIHMPTNDADWRRARDTLRYQEAFVLQAALLQERERLRATAATARMPVPDGYAARLDAHLPFELTADQEAVGEQIEHDLAQPVPMNRLVQGEVGSGKTVVALRAMLQVADNGGQSAFLAPTEVLASQHLRSIVASLGPDLAAELMPTLLTGRLTASERKKAMLRAVSGQAQIVVGTHALLGDAVSFFDLGLVVVDEQHRFGVEQRDVLRGKAATPPHQLVLTATPIPRTVAMTVFGDLDVSTIAQLPAGRQKIESFVVPLAEHPRWENRIWERASEEIAAGHQVFVVCPAISAKEAEDDAGELIDDADDAPSATPVASVEQTLAAVQANPLLAGKRVAALHGRLPADEKDAVMRAFAAGALDLIVATTVIEVGVDVPNASAMIVLDADRFGVSQLHQLRGRVGRGGVPGLCLFVTTAEAGSLARERVDAVAATLDGFELAEADLELRREGDVLGSNQSGGRSSLRLLRVARDGAVIEQARADAAAVLEHDPVLHEHPALASAIADRLTDRSRDFLARA
- a CDS encoding RsmD family RNA methyltransferase; amino-acid sequence: MTRIVSGFAGSLGLSVPKSGTRPTSDRVREAMFSALESMDAVRGMRVLDLYAGSGALALEAVSRGAASAVLVEQSAQAAAVCRANAAAVLKSAAKAGSGMRPRIDVRQSSVRSFLAHAGGTAVDLAFLDPPYDVRESELADVLASLTPLLDADAVVLVERSGRSPEPTWPNGLEPLRKRSYGETAVWFAQPATPSHPE
- the thiL gene encoding thiamine-phosphate kinase, with the protein product MAHSGRGIHGEGPLDDDVAGTLAEVGELAALRRIFPRLPDSSATIIGPGDDAAVLAAPDGRYVVTTDMMIAGPDFRWAWSTPEDIGWKAAATNLSDVAAMGARPTALVVAIAAPNETPVAVLEQIADGLRIACGVLAPGSGVVGGDLSVSEVFTLAVTAFGDLEGRAPVLRSGARPGDVVAHAGTMGRAAAGLRALFADGVDDDGVPDAARATSVASRVPDVALQRRPVPPIQAGPAAALAGATAMLDVSDGLALDAARIATASGVRIDLHASALGDDPALALSGGEDHALLACFPPDSVLPDPFRVIGRVLSSDATDTGAGGSGEDGSAGLVRVSVDGRPYRGAGGWDPYSGWDGVAG
- a CDS encoding DUF3515 family protein → MPSHRPRRLVAALVACSAALLLAACAPTVALNPAADANDPRCADVIVHLPDTVADKTKRETNAQATGAWGDPAVVLLRCGVAPIGPTAKPCITVNGIDWVLENDPASPSLRYITFGRIPATEVVIAHGKNGVTDAAVLPALADAIGAIPQQKQQKCLDTSDVTSPTGTPTAAPPATSTPTPTPTPTN